From Candidatus Schekmanbacteria bacterium, a single genomic window includes:
- a CDS encoding phosphatidylserine decarboxylase family protein: MHIPLAKDGLRFIIPLGVVTFAAWIIEAPYPLNMFLTLLTFFVTAFFRDPERKVPKGSNLVVSPADGTILKVERINETPYIKNGCIMVSIFMSVFNVHVNRMPVEGIVEKIIYSSGKFISAFKDKASADNEKNAIILNSGRHKVVLVQIAGLIARRIVCWVKEGEKVKAGARFGLIRFGSRVDIYLPDNFVPSIKVKDKVKAGKTILGTLQ; this comes from the coding sequence CAAAGGACGGGCTTCGATTTATTATTCCTCTTGGAGTTGTTACATTTGCAGCATGGATAATCGAAGCTCCATATCCCTTAAATATGTTCCTAACATTGCTAACTTTTTTTGTAACCGCTTTTTTTAGAGATCCAGAAAGAAAAGTTCCAAAAGGTTCTAATCTGGTAGTTTCACCAGCTGATGGGACAATATTGAAGGTTGAAAGAATTAATGAAACACCATATATCAAAAATGGATGTATTATGGTGAGCATATTTATGTCAGTTTTCAATGTACATGTGAATAGAATGCCAGTTGAGGGGATTGTGGAAAAGATTATTTATAGTTCGGGAAAATTTATTTCCGCATTTAAAGATAAGGCTTCCGCTGATAATGAAAAAAATGCTATAATATTAAATTCGGGAAGGCATAAAGTAGTGCTCGTACAGATTGCTGGTCTGATTGCAAGAAGAATTGTTTGTTGGGTCAAAGAAGGGGAGAAGGTAAAAGCTGGAGCGCGATTTGGGTTAATTCGTTTTGGGTCTAGAGTTGACATATATTTGCCCGATAATTTTGTGCCTTCAATCAAAGTAAAAGACAAAGTAAAAGCAGGTAAAACAATTTTAGGAACATTACAATGA